A stretch of Fusarium fujikuroi IMI 58289 draft genome, chromosome FFUJ_chr10 DNA encodes these proteins:
- a CDS encoding related to ketoreductases gives MASAVSKRLEGKTILITGASSGIGKATAFEFARTSPKSLKLVLTARRIDSLRQIAEDIVKEVGDGVKVHPVQLDVSKPEEVRSFVSKLPAEFSEIDVLVNNAGLVKGVDKAPDIKEEDINVMFATNVTGLINMTQAILPIMLKRNNGEGAGDIINIGSIAGREPYVGGSIYCATKAAIHSFTESLRKELISKRIRVIRIDPGQVETEFSVVRFYGNKEKADAVYAGCEPLTPDDIAEAIVFAAGRRENVVIADTLIFPNHQAAATIMHRKS, from the exons ATGGCATCCGCAGTCTCAAAGCGCCTCGAAGGCAAGACAATTCTCATCACCGGAGCGTCTTCCGGTATCGGCAAGGCCACAGCCTTCGAGTTCGCCCGCACCAGCCCTAAGAGCCTGAAGTTGGTCTTGACTGCGCGACGAATTGATAGTCTTCGTCAAATCGCTGAAGATATCGTCAAAGaagttggcgatggtgtcAAAGTGCACCCCGTCCAACTGGACGTCAGCAAGCCTGAAGAGGTGCGCTCTTTCGTGAGCAAGCTTCCTGCAGAATTCAGTGAGATCGATGTCTTGGTCAACAATGC CGGTCTTGTCAAGGGCGTTGATAAGGCTCCTGACatcaaggaagaagacatcAACGTCATGTTCGCTACCAACGTCACAGGCTTGATCAATATGACACAAGCTATCCTGCCTATTATGCTGAAGCGTAACAACGGTGAAGGGGCTGGCGACATTATCAACATTGGCTCTATCGCAGGTCGTGAGCCTTACGTTGGCGGCAGCATTTACTGTGCGACCAAGGCCGCCATCCATTCGTTCACTGAGAGTTTGAGAAAAGAGCTTATCTCAAAACGCATCAGAGTCATCAGAATCGACCCTGGCCAAGTGGAGACCGAGTTCTCAGTAGTCAGATTCTACGGgaataaagaaaaggccGATGCAGTCTATGC TGGCTGTGAGCCTTTGACACCGGATGATATTGCTGAAGCGATTGTATTTGCTGCTGGCAGAAGGGAGAATGTTGTCATTGCTGATACCTTGATATTCCCCAACCACCAGGCTGCGGCTACGATTATGCACAGAAAGAGCTAG
- a CDS encoding related to dihydrodipicolinate synthase: MSFYRAPPSGVWAPAITFFDHETDTLETDSQAAYYSYLSKTGLAGLVVLGTNAETFLLTREERKALLQTARQACGPSFPIMAGVGGHSTKQVLEFINDAADAGANYVLLLPPAYFGKQTTPEVINNFFDDVAKSSQLPIVIYNFPVVCNGIDLDSATIAALAKKHSNIVGVKLTCGAVAKITRLSAELPEERFAIYGGQSDFLIGGLAAGSHGTIAGFANVVPKTIVHIYNLYQEGKFQEAMALHKKAALAEQPCKAGIASVKYAATLSTAKAAGIKGAAEKLKPRRPYVEPTDAAKKSIESQISEMLEFEATLKLPAEKGKSNGVTNGVSNGIMNGTSNGVAVH; encoded by the coding sequence ATGTCCTTCTATAGAGCTCCACCAAGCGGCGTCTGGGCACCAGCGATCACATTTTTCGACCATGAGACAGATACACTAGAAACGGATTCACAAGCAGCATATTACTCTTATCTCTCTAAAACCGGTCTTGCAGGCCTTGTCGTGCTCGGAACAAATGCCGAGACCTTCCTGTTGACACGCGAAGAGCGCAAGGCATTGTTACAAACAGCTCGTCAGGCATGCGGGCCATCATTCCCTATCATGGCCGGTGTTGGTGGACACTCAACCAAGCAGGTATTGGAGTTCATCAACGACGCAGCTGATGCCGGAGCCAACTATGTCCTGCTGCTTCCTCCGGCCTACTTTGGGAAGCAGACAACACCAGAGGTCATTAATaacttctttgacgatgttgcAAAAAGCAGTCAACTACCTATCGTCATTTACAACTTCCCTGTCGTTTGCAACGGTATCGACCTGGATTCTGCCACCATTGCCGCTTTAGCAAAGAAGCATAGCAATATTGTCGGCGTCAAGCTGACTTGCGGAGCTGTCGCAAAGATAACACGACTTTCTGCAGAGCTTCCCGAGGAACGTTTTGCAATCTACGGTGGCCAATCAGACTTCTTGATAGGAGGCCTGGCTGCTGGGTCTCACGGCACGATTGCAGGTTTTGCCAACGTTGTCCCCAAGACGATCGTGCATATCTATAACCTCTACCAAGAGGGCAAGTTTCAAGAGGCCATGGCTCTGCACAAGAAGGCGGCGCTGGCTGAACAGCCTTGCAAGGCTGGAATTGCATCAGTCAAGTACGCAGCAACTCTGAGCACAGCCAAGGCCGCTGGTATCAAGGGCGCTGCAGAGAAGTTGAAGCCCAGAAGGCCATACGTGGAGCCTACGGATGCTGCAAAGAAGAGTATTGAGTCACAAATTTCTGAAATGTTGGAGTTTGAAGCCACGCTCAAGCTACCGGCTGAGAAAGGCAAATCCAACGGCGTAACGAATGGAGTATCGAATGGGATCATGAATGGGACATCAAACGGCGTGGCGGTGCATTAA
- a CDS encoding related to nicotinamide mononucleotide permease: MAPRSSISKSDIEVGDHKPDHLENTSEAIEIAGFRVFGLSPEDADFYNSYTEEQKKKVFRKVDVRLVPMLALLYLICHIDRANIGNAKIEGMVEDLGMTGVQYNTILSIFFVPYVLLEVPSNILLKKFKRPSMYLGILCVCWGIVMTCTGLVQNFGGLMATRVLLGIFEAGFFPGAIYLCSYWYLPKDLSVRISYFYCASALSGAFSGLLAAGIAEMDGVAGLEGWRWIFLLEGMATVVLGVACFFLLIDTPALSTRWLNPEEIRFLELSMFIKQGGGFQEESTVRWKDIRMVLTNWRVYVQAYFLLCQSALSYGTKFTLPSITKAMGFSNTNAQLTSAPPYVAAAISAIVFAKISDRFFWRMPFVAIPMVIVTVAYSIMISLNGQLEAKKGVAYFAVVLAVIGIYPIQAAAASWNANNIAPSSRRAIGIALMNCVGNVGGIVGSFMYLEKEKPKYYTGFGLSLAFGGTGLIVAFLLEWSYKIANARKAKIAEEAKRKYTEEELFDMGDRSPLFKHVL, translated from the exons atggctcctcGAAGTTCAATCTCCAAGAGCGACATTGAGGTTGGCGACCATAAGCCCGATCATCTCGAAAACACCTCCGAAGCCATCGAAATTGCCGGTTTTCGCGTCTTTGGTTTGAGCCCTGAAGATGCCGACTTCTACAATAGCTACacagaggagcagaagaagaaggtcttcCGCAAGGTTGATGTTCGACTTGTCCCGATGCTCGCTCTGCTCTATTTGATATGCCATATTGACAGAGCCAATATCGGCAATGCGAAGATTGAGGGCATGGTCGAGGACTTGGGAATGACAG GTGTTCAGTACAACACCATCCTGTCAATCT TTTTTGTACCTTACGTCCTTCTTGAAGTCCCTAGCAACATTCTtctgaagaagttcaagcgCCCATCGATGTATCTTGGTATCCTCTGCGTCTGCTGGGGTATCGTCATGACTTGCACCGGACTTGTCCAAAATTTCGGTGGCCTCATGGCTACTCGAGTTCTTTTGGGTATTTTTGA GGCCGGATTCTTCCCTGGTGCTATCTACCTGTGCAG TTACTGGTACCTTCCGAAGGATCTCAGCGTgagaatttcttatttttattgtGCCAGTGCCTTATCTGGTGCCTTTTCTGGTCTCCTCGCAGCTGGAATCGCTGAGATGGACGGTGTCGCCGGTCTCGAAGGTTGGAGATGGATCTTCCTTCTCGAAGGAATGGCTACAGTTGTTCTCGGTGTTgcctgcttcttcctccttaTCGATACCCCTGCTCTGTCTACGCGATGGTTGAACCCTGAGGAGATCCGATTCCTTGAGCTCTCCATGTTCATCAAGCAAGGAGGAGGCTTCCAAGAGGAATCGACAGTGAGATGGAAAGATATTCGCATGGTGCTCACAAACTGGAGAGTCTACGTCCAGGCTTACTTCCTTCTGTGCCAGTCTGCTCTCTCTTACGGTACCAAGTTCACCCTGCCAAGCATCACCAAGGCCATGGGATTCAGCAACACGAACGCCCAGCTTACCTCGGCTCCACCTTACGTTGCCGCTGCCATTTCTGCAATTGTTTTTGCCAAGATCTCTGACCGATTCTTCTGGCGTATGCCTTTCGTCGCCATCCCTATGGTTATCGTGACAGTGGCATACTCGATCATGATTTCTCTCAACGGTCAACTCGAAGCTAAGAAGGGCGTTGCTTACTTTGCTGTTGTTCTCGCTGTTATTGGTATTTATCCCATTCAAGCTGCCGCTGCCTCGTGGAACGCCAACAACATCGCCCCCTCATCTCGACGTGCCATTGGTATCGCTCTGATGAACTGTGTCGGCAACGTTGGTGGAATCGTCGGTAGTTTTATGTaccttgagaaggagaagcccaagTATTACACTGGATTTGGTTTGTCGCTTGCTTTCGGAGGTACTGGCTTGATCGTTGCTTTCCTCCTGGAGTGGAGCTACAAGATCGCCAACGCCCGCAAGGCCAAAATTGCAGAGGAGGCTAAGAGGAAGTACACTGAGGAGGAGCTGTTTGACATGGGAGACAGGTCGCCACTGTTCAAGCACGTACTCTAG